TACTAAATACTATAGCAATTGTATTTGTATCTGCATTTGTCGCAATTCTTTCAATTTAAAATTTTTAATCAATACTCAAAGTCATATCTAATTCATCAACTTGTGCTTGAATGGCTTTTTGTAAAGTTTGACTGTGCTTGCTACAAAATTTAAAATAATCATCTGCTGTTTGAAAGCAACCACAAATCCATTCTGTTTTTTTGTCCCCTTCAATTGTGATTTTTGAATATTTTTTGTTCATAAATTACCTTGTAATTTATTCTAAAAATATTTTTTTAAAAAAGAAAAAAATGTTTAAGGACAGCCTTCCATTTTTTGAATGAAATAGCCTTTTTCCTTAATTGCCTGCTCTACAGGCTCTGGACAAGATTGTGAGTGGCAAAATGTACATTCATTTTGTGTCATTTGTGCTTCTCCTTCTCCTATCTCTTTCAACCATTCTTTGCCATATTCTATGGCTTTAGGATGATCTTTTTCACCCGTAATTACATCAAAGTGCATTGTGTGACCGTCTGCTGCTTTGACATAAGTGTCGTATACGTGAATTTCCATATTTTTTGTTAAAAAAGGGGATATTTAATTCCAAAGATGATTCTATGTGCTTACATTCTGAAAATTTTTCTGATGACTCTCTGTATTTTTTGTAATATTGAAAAGTCATTAATTGGAATTTCTATGACG
This window of the Candidatus Nitrosomarinus catalina genome carries:
- a CDS encoding DUF2024 family protein — translated: MEIHVYDTYVKAADGHTMHFDVITGEKDHPKAIEYGKEWLKEIGEGEAQMTQNECTFCHSQSCPEPVEQAIKEKGYFIQKMEGCP